From a region of the Streptomyces tirandamycinicus genome:
- the metE gene encoding 5-methyltetrahydropteroyltriglutamate--homocysteine S-methyltransferase has translation MTDKSAAAAARATVFGYPRQGPNRELKKAIEGYWKGRVTAGALRTTAAGLRRANWRLLADAGVHEVPTGDFSYYDHVLDTTVMVGAIPARHRAAVDADALDGYFAMARGTRDVAPLEMTKWFDTNYHYLVPELGPDTMFAADSGKQVGELGEALALGLSARPVLVGPVTYLLLAKPAPGVAAGFDPLTLLDRLLPVYGEILADLRAAGAEWVQLDEPALVQDRTPAELDAAARAYAYLGGLRDRPKLLVASYFDRLGDALPVLAKAPVDGLALDFTEAAAANLEALAAAGGLPGRRLVAGVVNGRNIWVNDLEKSLATLGTLLGLAGRVDVAASCSLLHVPLDAAAERDIDAQILRWLAFAGQKTDEIVTLARGLSEGTGAITAELAANRADLASRAGSPITHDPAVRARSAAITDSDARRSQPYARRAEAQRAHLGLPLLPTTTIGSFPQTDELRTARADLRAGRIGTAGYEERIRAEIQEVVSFQEKTGIDVLVHGEAERNDMVQYFAEQLTGYLATQHGWVQSYGTRYVRPPILAGDISRPEPMTVRWTTYAQSLTTRPVKGMLTGPVTMLAWSFVRDDQSLADTARQVALALRDEVDDLEAAGTSVIQVDEPALRETLPLRAADRPAYLDWATEAFRLTTSGVRPDTQIHTHMCYAEFGDIVQAIDDLDADVISLEAARSHMQVARELAAHGYPREAGPGVYDIHSPRVPGPDEAAGLLRRGLEAIPAERLWVNPDCGLKTRGWPETRASLENMVAAARTVRAELGAP, from the coding sequence GTGACCGACAAGTCCGCAGCCGCGGCAGCACGGGCCACCGTGTTCGGCTACCCCCGTCAGGGCCCGAACCGGGAGCTGAAGAAGGCGATCGAGGGGTACTGGAAGGGCCGCGTCACCGCCGGCGCCCTTCGGACCACGGCCGCCGGCCTGCGCCGTGCGAACTGGCGGCTGCTCGCCGACGCCGGCGTGCACGAGGTGCCCACCGGGGACTTCTCGTACTACGACCACGTCCTCGACACCACGGTCATGGTCGGCGCGATCCCCGCCCGCCACCGGGCGGCCGTCGACGCCGACGCCCTCGACGGCTACTTCGCCATGGCGCGGGGCACCCGGGACGTGGCGCCGCTGGAGATGACGAAGTGGTTCGACACCAACTACCACTACCTGGTGCCCGAGCTGGGACCGGACACCATGTTCGCGGCAGACTCCGGCAAGCAGGTCGGCGAGCTGGGTGAGGCGCTCGCGCTCGGCCTCAGCGCCCGGCCCGTCCTGGTCGGCCCGGTCACCTACCTGCTCCTGGCCAAGCCCGCCCCGGGCGTGGCCGCCGGCTTCGACCCGCTCACCCTGCTGGACCGCCTGCTGCCCGTGTACGGGGAGATTCTGGCCGACCTGAGGGCGGCGGGAGCCGAGTGGGTGCAGCTCGACGAACCGGCCCTGGTGCAGGACCGCACCCCAGCCGAACTCGACGCGGCCGCCCGCGCCTACGCGTACCTCGGCGGGCTCCGCGACCGGCCGAAGCTGCTCGTCGCCTCCTACTTCGACCGGCTCGGCGACGCCCTGCCGGTGCTCGCCAAGGCCCCCGTCGACGGGCTCGCCCTCGACTTCACCGAGGCCGCCGCCGCCAACCTCGAAGCACTCGCGGCCGCCGGGGGCCTGCCCGGCAGGCGCCTGGTCGCCGGGGTGGTCAACGGCCGCAACATCTGGGTGAACGACCTGGAGAAGTCCCTGGCCACGCTGGGCACCCTGCTCGGGCTCGCCGGCCGGGTCGACGTCGCCGCCTCCTGCTCCCTCCTCCATGTGCCCCTCGACGCGGCGGCCGAGCGGGACATCGACGCGCAGATCCTGCGCTGGCTGGCCTTCGCCGGGCAGAAGACGGACGAGATCGTCACCCTCGCCAGGGGCCTCTCCGAGGGCACCGGCGCGATCACCGCCGAGCTGGCCGCCAACCGGGCCGACCTGGCCTCCCGGGCCGGCTCCCCGATCACCCACGACCCGGCGGTACGGGCCCGGAGCGCGGCGATCACCGACTCAGACGCCCGCCGCTCCCAGCCGTACGCCCGGCGCGCCGAGGCCCAGCGCGCCCACCTCGGCCTGCCCCTGCTGCCGACCACCACCATCGGCTCGTTCCCCCAGACCGACGAGCTGCGCACCGCCCGCGCCGACCTCCGGGCCGGCCGCATCGGCACCGCGGGCTACGAGGAGCGCATCAGGGCCGAGATCCAGGAGGTCGTCTCCTTCCAGGAGAAGACCGGCATCGACGTACTGGTGCACGGCGAGGCCGAACGCAACGACATGGTCCAGTACTTCGCCGAGCAGCTCACCGGCTACCTGGCCACCCAGCACGGCTGGGTGCAGTCGTACGGCACACGCTACGTCCGGCCGCCGATCCTCGCCGGCGACATCTCCCGCCCCGAGCCGATGACGGTGCGCTGGACGACGTACGCCCAGTCCCTCACGACCCGCCCGGTCAAGGGCATGCTCACGGGCCCGGTCACCATGCTCGCCTGGTCCTTCGTCCGCGACGACCAGTCCCTCGCCGACACCGCCCGGCAGGTCGCCCTCGCCCTCCGCGACGAGGTGGACGACCTCGAAGCGGCCGGGACCTCGGTGATCCAGGTCGACGAGCCGGCACTGCGCGAGACCCTGCCGCTGCGCGCGGCGGACCGTCCCGCCTACCTGGACTGGGCGACGGAGGCGTTCCGGCTCACCACGAGCGGGGTACGCCCGGACACGCAGATCCACACGCATATGTGCTACGCGGAGTTCGGCGACATCGTCCAGGCCATCGACGACCTCGACGCCGACGTCATCAGCCTGGAAGCCGCCCGCTCCCATATGCAGGTCGCCCGGGAACTGGCCGCCCACGGCTACCCGCGCGAGGCGGGCCCGGGCGTGTACGACATCCACTCCCCCCGGGTGCCGGGCCCTGACGAGGCCGCCGGACTGCTGCGCAGGGGGCTGGAGGCCATCCCGGCCGAACGGCTGTGGGTCAACCCGGACTGCGGGCTGAAGACCCGCGGCTGGCCGGAGACGCGCGCGTCGCTGGAGAACATGGTCGCGGCGGCCCGCACAGTACGCGCGGAACTCGGCGCGCCCTAG
- a CDS encoding 3-hydroxybutyryl-CoA dehydrogenase — MSAGIRRVGVVGGGQMGAGIAEVCARSGLDTVVCEVDSVAACAARERVVASLDRAVGRGKLERDTARDALSRLVFTGNLEDLADRQLVVEAVVENPDAKTGVFAALDKIVEDPEAILASNTSSLPVMRLGMATGRADRVVGLHFFNPVPVLPLVEVVTSLHTSAETAAAVEDFAARLLGKTVIRSQDRAGFVVNALLVPYLLSAIRMAESGFASAAGIDAGMELGCAHPMGPLKLADLIGLDTVASIAESLYDEFKEPLYAPPPLLQRMVEAGLLGRKTGRGFHTYDRG; from the coding sequence ATGAGCGCGGGCATCCGGCGCGTCGGCGTCGTCGGCGGCGGCCAGATGGGGGCAGGTATCGCCGAGGTCTGCGCGCGGTCCGGACTGGACACCGTGGTGTGCGAGGTGGACTCCGTGGCCGCCTGCGCCGCACGGGAGCGGGTCGTCGCCTCCCTGGACCGGGCGGTCGGGCGCGGGAAGCTGGAGCGGGACACGGCGCGGGACGCCCTGTCCAGGCTGGTCTTCACCGGGAACCTCGAGGACCTGGCCGACCGGCAGCTGGTCGTCGAGGCCGTCGTGGAGAACCCCGACGCCAAGACCGGGGTCTTCGCCGCCCTCGACAAGATCGTCGAAGACCCGGAGGCGATCCTCGCCAGCAACACCTCCTCCCTGCCCGTGATGCGCCTCGGTATGGCCACCGGCCGCGCCGACCGGGTGGTGGGACTGCACTTCTTCAACCCGGTGCCCGTGCTGCCGCTGGTGGAGGTCGTCACCTCGCTGCACACGTCGGCGGAAACCGCCGCGGCGGTCGAGGACTTCGCCGCGCGCCTGCTGGGCAAGACCGTGATCCGGTCGCAGGACCGGGCCGGCTTCGTGGTCAACGCCCTGCTCGTGCCGTACCTCCTGTCCGCGATCCGGATGGCGGAGTCGGGATTCGCCTCCGCCGCCGGCATCGACGCCGGCATGGAACTGGGCTGCGCCCACCCCATGGGCCCGCTGAAGCTCGCGGACCTGATCGGCCTGGACACCGTGGCCTCCATCGCGGAGTCCCTGTACGACGAGTTCAAGGAGCCGCTGTACGCCCCGCCGCCGCTGCTGCAGCGGATGGTCGAGGCCGGGCTGCTGGGCCGGAAGACCGGCCGCGGATTCCACACGTACGACCGCGGCTGA
- the aceB gene encoding malate synthase A → MPTSAPPRQVRVLAAPGPRHDEILTPAALDFIGRLADAFGERRRELLKERRRQAIRLSAGSPLEFPLVTSAVRADPSWRVAPPAPGLTDRRVEITGPPDRRMAVNALNSGAQVWMADFEDATAPTWNNIVGGQLTLLDAVERRIDFTTPEGREYRLRGDGRITTVVVRPRGWHLTEDHLEHEGRPVPASLVDFGLYFFHCARRQIDAGLGPYFYLPKLENRYEARLWNDVFVLAQELLGIPRGTIRATVLIETITAAVEMEEILYELREHSSGLNAGRWDYLFSLIKTFGHRTDFLLPDRAKVTMTAPFMRAYTELLVRTCHRRGAHAIGGMAAQVPAGQPEAHEAALATVRLDKEREAEDGFDGSWVAHPGLVPLCREVFDGVLGDRPHQLDRTRDDVEVTVADLLSVRRAGGPPTAEGIRSNIAVALRYFDAWLRGQGAVALHGLMEDAATAEIARVQIWQWLRHRVVDRETVLRLLDNELDALAAEFPWAAVDEVRALFERTALAAELPLFFTPDAYSRHLVQRAGAGS, encoded by the coding sequence ATGCCCACCAGCGCTCCGCCCCGCCAGGTCCGCGTCCTCGCCGCGCCGGGCCCCCGTCACGACGAGATCCTCACCCCCGCCGCCCTGGACTTCATCGGGCGCCTGGCTGACGCCTTCGGCGAGCGCCGGCGGGAACTGCTGAAGGAGCGCCGCCGCCAGGCCATACGCCTGTCCGCCGGTTCCCCCCTCGAGTTCCCCCTGGTCACCTCCGCCGTCCGGGCCGACCCGTCGTGGCGTGTCGCCCCACCCGCGCCCGGCCTGACCGACCGCCGCGTCGAGATCACCGGACCGCCCGACCGGCGGATGGCCGTCAACGCCCTCAACTCCGGCGCCCAGGTCTGGATGGCGGACTTCGAGGACGCCACCGCCCCCACCTGGAACAACATCGTCGGCGGCCAGCTCACCCTGCTCGACGCCGTCGAGCGCCGCATCGACTTCACCACCCCGGAGGGCAGGGAGTACCGGCTCCGCGGCGACGGCCGGATCACCACCGTCGTCGTCCGCCCGCGCGGCTGGCACCTCACCGAGGACCACCTCGAGCACGAAGGGCGCCCCGTGCCCGCCTCGCTCGTCGACTTCGGCCTGTACTTCTTCCACTGCGCGCGGCGCCAGATCGACGCCGGCCTCGGCCCGTACTTCTACCTGCCGAAGCTGGAGAACCGGTACGAGGCCCGGCTGTGGAACGACGTCTTCGTCCTCGCCCAGGAACTCCTCGGCATCCCCCGGGGCACGATCCGGGCCACGGTCCTCATCGAGACCATCACCGCCGCCGTGGAGATGGAGGAGATCCTCTACGAGCTCCGGGAGCACAGCTCGGGTCTCAACGCCGGCCGCTGGGACTACCTCTTCAGCCTCATCAAGACCTTCGGCCACCGCACCGACTTCCTGCTCCCCGACCGGGCGAAGGTCACCATGACGGCGCCGTTCATGCGCGCCTACACCGAGCTGCTCGTCCGCACCTGCCACCGGCGCGGCGCGCACGCCATCGGGGGCATGGCCGCCCAGGTCCCCGCCGGGCAACCGGAAGCCCACGAGGCGGCTCTCGCCACGGTCAGACTCGACAAGGAACGGGAGGCGGAGGACGGCTTCGACGGGTCCTGGGTCGCCCACCCCGGCCTCGTCCCGCTGTGCCGCGAGGTGTTCGACGGCGTCCTCGGGGACCGCCCGCACCAGCTCGACCGGACCCGGGACGACGTCGAGGTCACCGTCGCCGACCTGCTGTCCGTGCGCCGTGCCGGCGGTCCGCCCACGGCCGAGGGAATCCGCTCCAACATCGCCGTCGCCCTGCGCTACTTCGACGCCTGGCTCCGCGGGCAGGGCGCGGTCGCGCTGCACGGGCTCATGGAGGACGCCGCCACCGCCGAGATCGCCCGGGTGCAGATCTGGCAGTGGCTGCGGCACCGCGTCGTCGACCGCGAGACCGTGCTGCGCCTCCTCGACAACGAACTCGACGCGCTGGCGGCCGAGTTCCCCTGGGCGGCCGTCGACGAGGTCCGCGCCCTCTTCGAACGCACCGCCCTGGCCGCCGAACTGCCGCTGTTCTTCACCCCGGACGCCTACTCCCGTCACCTCGTCCAGCGCGCGGGGGCCGGATCATGA
- the aceA gene encoding isocitrate lyase — translation MTEARTQAAEELARRWATDPRWKGIERTYGAQDVLRLSGSVREEHTLARRGAERLWKQLHERDYIHALGALTGGQAVQQVRAGLQAIYLSGWQVAADANQAGHTYPDQSLYPANSVPQVVRRINNALLRADQIATAEGGADTTDWLAPIVADAEAGFGGPLNAFELTKAMIAAGAAGIHYEDQLASEKKCGHLGGKVLVPTAQHIRTLNAARLAADIADVPTLIIARTDALAANLLTSDVDERDARFVTGERTAEGFYRVRNGMEPVIARGLAYAPYADLIWVETGTPDLAQAREFAEAVHARHPDQMLAYNCSPSFNWKAALDDDQIAKFQRELGAMGYRFQFITLAGFHSLNHGMFDLARGYAEQGMTAYVDLQEREFAAQQHGFTAVKHQREVGTGYFDLVSTAINPASSTTALAGSTEEEQFH, via the coding sequence ATGACAGAGGCGCGGACGCAGGCGGCCGAGGAGCTCGCCCGCCGATGGGCGACGGACCCCCGCTGGAAGGGCATCGAGCGCACCTACGGCGCGCAGGACGTGCTCCGGCTCTCCGGGAGCGTCCGCGAGGAGCACACCCTGGCCCGGCGCGGCGCCGAGCGGCTGTGGAAGCAACTGCACGAGCGCGACTACATCCACGCCCTCGGCGCCCTCACCGGCGGCCAGGCCGTCCAGCAGGTCAGGGCCGGTCTCCAGGCGATCTACCTGTCGGGCTGGCAGGTCGCCGCCGACGCGAACCAGGCGGGCCACACCTACCCCGACCAGAGCCTCTACCCCGCGAACTCGGTCCCGCAGGTGGTGCGCAGGATCAACAACGCGCTGCTGCGCGCGGACCAGATCGCCACCGCCGAGGGCGGCGCGGACACCACGGACTGGCTGGCGCCGATCGTCGCCGACGCCGAGGCCGGGTTCGGCGGCCCGCTCAACGCCTTCGAGCTGACCAAGGCCATGATCGCCGCCGGTGCGGCGGGCATCCACTACGAGGACCAGCTCGCCTCCGAGAAGAAGTGCGGCCACCTCGGCGGCAAGGTCCTGGTGCCCACCGCCCAGCACATCCGCACCCTCAACGCGGCCCGGCTCGCCGCCGACATCGCCGACGTCCCGACCCTGATCATCGCCCGCACCGACGCGCTGGCCGCCAACCTGCTCACCAGCGACGTCGACGAGCGCGACGCGCGGTTCGTGACGGGCGAGCGCACGGCCGAGGGCTTCTACCGGGTGCGCAACGGCATGGAGCCGGTCATCGCCCGCGGTCTGGCCTACGCCCCGTACGCCGACCTCATCTGGGTCGAGACCGGCACCCCCGACCTGGCCCAGGCCCGGGAGTTCGCCGAGGCCGTCCACGCCCGGCACCCGGACCAGATGCTGGCCTACAACTGCTCGCCGTCGTTCAACTGGAAGGCCGCGCTGGACGACGACCAGATCGCCAAGTTCCAGCGCGAACTCGGCGCGATGGGCTACCGCTTCCAGTTCATCACCCTGGCCGGCTTCCACTCCCTGAACCACGGCATGTTCGACCTGGCCCGCGGCTACGCCGAACAGGGCATGACCGCGTACGTCGACCTCCAGGAGCGGGAGTTCGCCGCCCAGCAGCACGGCTTCACCGCGGTCAAGCACCAGCGCGAGGTCGGCACCGGCTACTTCGACCTGGTCTCCACGGCGATCAACCCCGCCTCCTCCACCACGGCGCTCGCCGGCTCCACCGAGGAGGAGCAGTTCCACTGA
- a CDS encoding short-chain fatty acyl-CoA regulator family protein produces the protein MSRTYAGARLRRLREERRMTQAELARVLGISPSYLNQMEHDSRPLTVPVLLRLTESFGVDPGFFSERDTTRLVADLREALAPEIAEARVSASDLGELASRMPAVAKVLVDLGRRNQALSERLATAADGRGARPAEPRTPHEEIREYFYRRRNYLHDTDLAAERLAEEIGIRPGEIVRALTARLVEAHRVRLTAESGDRLHHYDEEARALHLSPRLRPGQRAFRLATQLALLEYGDELDRQAAEDFPAGSPTHALARIGIANYFAAALILPYRAFHTAAEEVRYDIERLTDRYGLGYETVCHRLSTLQRPRLRGVPFSFVRVDRAGNMSKRQSATGFHFSRAGGTCPLWNVYEAFAAPGRIHVQIAEMPDGQRYLWTARAITRHRGGWGEPGKTFAIGLGCEIRHAHRLVYSDGLDLDSASAATPIGMGCRVCERLDCPQRAAPPLGHPLRIDHNSSTFVPYPVGPAAP, from the coding sequence GTGAGCAGGACGTACGCGGGGGCGCGGCTGCGGCGGCTGCGCGAGGAGCGCCGGATGACGCAGGCCGAACTCGCACGTGTCCTGGGCATCTCCCCGAGCTACCTCAACCAGATGGAGCACGACTCCCGTCCGCTGACCGTGCCCGTGCTGCTGAGACTGACGGAGAGCTTCGGCGTCGACCCGGGCTTCTTTTCCGAACGCGACACCACCAGGCTCGTGGCCGACCTGCGCGAGGCGCTGGCACCGGAGATCGCCGAGGCGCGGGTGTCCGCGTCGGACCTCGGCGAGCTCGCCTCACGCATGCCCGCCGTCGCCAAGGTGCTGGTGGACCTCGGCCGCCGCAACCAGGCCCTGTCCGAGCGGCTCGCCACCGCCGCCGACGGCAGGGGAGCCCGGCCGGCGGAACCCCGCACGCCCCACGAGGAGATCCGGGAGTACTTCTACCGCCGCCGGAACTACCTGCACGACACCGACCTCGCCGCGGAACGGCTGGCCGAGGAGATCGGCATACGGCCCGGCGAGATCGTCCGCGCCCTCACGGCCCGTCTGGTCGAGGCCCACCGGGTGCGCCTCACCGCCGAGAGCGGGGACCGCCTGCACCACTACGACGAGGAGGCCCGCGCCCTCCACCTCTCCCCGCGGCTGCGGCCGGGGCAGCGGGCGTTCCGCCTGGCCACCCAGCTCGCCCTGCTGGAGTACGGCGACGAACTGGACCGGCAGGCGGCCGAGGACTTCCCCGCCGGTTCGCCCACGCACGCCCTGGCCCGCATCGGCATCGCCAACTACTTCGCCGCCGCGCTCATCCTGCCGTACCGCGCCTTCCACACCGCGGCCGAGGAGGTGCGTTACGACATCGAGCGCCTCACCGACCGCTACGGCCTCGGCTACGAGACGGTCTGCCACCGTCTGAGCACGCTCCAGCGGCCCCGGCTGCGCGGGGTGCCGTTCTCGTTCGTGCGCGTCGACCGCGCCGGCAACATGTCCAAACGCCAGTCCGCGACCGGCTTCCACTTCTCCCGGGCCGGCGGCACCTGCCCGCTGTGGAACGTGTACGAGGCGTTCGCCGCGCCGGGCCGCATCCATGTGCAGATTGCCGAGATGCCCGACGGGCAGCGGTACCTGTGGACCGCCCGCGCGATCACCCGGCACAGGGGAGGGTGGGGCGAACCCGGGAAGACCTTCGCCATCGGCCTCGGCTGCGAGATCCGGCACGCCCACCGGCTCGTCTACTCGGACGGGCTGGACCTCGACAGCGCGTCCGCCGCCACCCCGATCGGCATGGGCTGCCGTGTCTGCGAACGGCTCGACTGTCCTCAGCGCGCGGCGCCGCCGCTCGGCCACCCGCTGCGGATCGACCACAACAGCAGCACCTTCGTCCCCTACCCGGTGGGGCCCGCCGCTCCCTGA
- a CDS encoding NADP-dependent oxidoreductase, whose product MSPVNRQVRLAARPVGQPRPGDWEHTEEPVGEPGEGEILVRVKYLSIDPAMRGWMNDAKSYIEPVGIGEVMRAGAVGEVIASRHPRFAVGDHVSGAFGVQEYCLSDGRGVAPADPELAPLPVHLGTLGMSGMTAYFGLLDIGRPEAGQTVVVSGAAGAVGSVVGQIARIKGCRVIGIAGGERKCRALVDDLGFDAAIDYQSQDVRKALREHAPDGVDVYFDNVGGDILDAVLTRLARGARIVVCGAISQYNNTEPVKGPSNYLSLLVNRATMTGMVVFDYADRYAEAVRQLAEWRAEGRLVSVEDVVDGGVSAFPDTLLRLFRGENHGKLVLAVAGG is encoded by the coding sequence ATGAGCCCCGTCAACCGTCAAGTGCGCCTTGCCGCACGTCCCGTCGGACAGCCCCGTCCCGGCGACTGGGAGCACACCGAGGAGCCGGTCGGCGAGCCCGGAGAGGGCGAGATCCTGGTCCGGGTGAAGTACCTGTCGATCGACCCGGCGATGCGCGGCTGGATGAACGACGCCAAGTCGTACATCGAGCCGGTCGGCATCGGAGAGGTCATGCGCGCGGGCGCGGTCGGGGAGGTCATCGCCTCCCGGCACCCCCGGTTCGCGGTCGGCGACCATGTCTCCGGCGCCTTCGGCGTCCAGGAGTACTGCCTGTCCGACGGGCGCGGCGTCGCTCCCGCCGACCCGGAGCTCGCCCCCCTGCCGGTGCACCTCGGCACCCTCGGCATGTCCGGGATGACGGCGTACTTCGGCCTGCTCGACATCGGCCGTCCCGAGGCCGGGCAGACCGTCGTGGTCTCCGGCGCTGCGGGCGCGGTCGGCAGCGTGGTCGGCCAGATCGCCAGGATCAAGGGCTGCCGGGTCATCGGCATCGCGGGCGGCGAGCGCAAGTGCCGTGCGCTCGTCGACGACCTCGGCTTCGACGCGGCGATCGACTACCAGTCGCAGGATGTGCGCAAGGCCCTGCGCGAGCACGCCCCCGACGGGGTGGACGTCTACTTCGACAACGTCGGCGGCGACATCCTTGACGCGGTGCTCACCCGCCTCGCCCGCGGCGCCCGGATCGTCGTCTGCGGCGCGATCTCCCAGTACAACAACACCGAACCGGTCAAGGGCCCGAGCAACTACCTGTCGCTGCTCGTGAACCGCGCGACCATGACCGGCATGGTCGTCTTCGACTACGCCGACCGCTACGCCGAGGCCGTCCGGCAACTGGCCGAATGGCGTGCCGAGGGCAGGCTCGTCTCGGTGGAGGACGTGGTGGACGGAGGGGTGAGCGCGTTCCCGGACACGCTGCTCAGGCTCTTCCGGGGCGAGAACCACGGCAAGCTCGTGCTCGCCGTCGCGGGCGGGTGA
- a CDS encoding SDR family oxidoreductase, translating into MAAMELKDAGVVVTGAGSGIGAALARRFAAEGARLVINDLDAGAAARVAEEVGGFAVPGDAGAEESVASLITAARAHLGEIDLYCANAGIEPGGSEHSPEEVWDSVWQVNVMGHVRASRHLIGPWLERGRGRLIATVSAAGLLTHLESAPYSVSKHGALAFAEWLSANYGDRGVTVQVVCPLGVRTEMYERSDAAAKEVLGASVLDPEDVADAVMKGLADGHFLILPHAEVREHYAYRATDTDRWLRGMRRLRRRIDDVAAG; encoded by the coding sequence ATGGCGGCCATGGAACTCAAGGACGCGGGCGTCGTGGTCACCGGAGCGGGGTCGGGCATCGGAGCGGCGCTCGCCCGCCGCTTCGCCGCCGAGGGCGCCCGGCTCGTGATCAACGACCTGGACGCCGGTGCGGCGGCCCGGGTCGCCGAGGAGGTCGGCGGGTTCGCCGTGCCGGGGGACGCGGGAGCCGAGGAGAGCGTCGCCTCCCTCATCACCGCGGCCCGGGCCCACCTCGGCGAGATCGACCTGTACTGCGCCAACGCCGGGATCGAGCCCGGCGGCTCGGAGCACTCCCCGGAGGAGGTGTGGGACAGCGTCTGGCAGGTCAACGTCATGGGCCATGTCCGAGCCTCCCGCCATCTGATCGGACCGTGGCTGGAGCGCGGTCGCGGCCGGCTGATCGCCACCGTTTCCGCGGCCGGCCTGCTCACCCACCTCGAGTCGGCGCCCTACTCGGTGTCCAAGCACGGCGCGCTGGCCTTCGCCGAGTGGCTGTCGGCCAACTACGGCGACAGGGGCGTCACGGTCCAGGTGGTGTGCCCGCTGGGTGTGCGGACCGAGATGTACGAGCGGTCGGACGCCGCCGCGAAGGAGGTGCTCGGCGCCTCGGTGCTCGACCCGGAGGACGTCGCCGACGCGGTGATGAAGGGTCTCGCGGACGGGCACTTTCTGATCCTTCCCCACGCCGAGGTACGCGAGCACTACGCGTACCGGGCGACCGACACCGACCGCTGGCTGCGCGGGATGCGGCGGCTGCGCCGGCGCATCGACGACGTCGCCGCGGGCTGA
- a CDS encoding PucR family transcriptional regulator, with protein sequence MGSLFAELARQATASARREVETYTREIPEFRLLHKDPRARARTLEHALWLRRRTVELSPHNSELSGGDLSCIASMGELRGSAGMSLDARRRVLDVHTALMLREISEATEAERGGGADELMRMMTWFAAQGERGIGAYRRGFVRALRRRLPYAEQVALLARSLLNGEPIAAELAAAVGMELPDRCAVTVFRLPDRPIVDHFLENEIGILVKSHRVPVMWGPESGDGSGELIALLPLFSGATAADDAPPHSVPDLLPDLTPHHLPDLVQDFARALGRPCAVGTATAPLPELAGALHRARRISRAAPLHRAPARLRPHTLADVFVELAVADVPFVDDWIRTVARRLETGPDLLATLDAYYRHDMHRGSTASALNVHSRTLDYRLRRVRELTGIDPGSTRGVRTFSAVVTRRVSGAWH encoded by the coding sequence ATGGGGAGCCTCTTCGCCGAGCTGGCCCGGCAGGCGACGGCCAGCGCCCGTCGTGAGGTCGAGACGTACACACGTGAGATCCCGGAGTTCCGGCTGCTGCACAAGGACCCCCGGGCACGGGCCAGGACACTGGAGCACGCACTCTGGCTCCGCCGCCGCACCGTCGAACTGTCGCCCCACAACAGCGAGTTGAGCGGCGGCGATCTCAGCTGCATCGCATCGATGGGAGAGCTGCGAGGGAGCGCCGGGATGTCGCTCGACGCGCGCCGGCGGGTGCTGGACGTGCACACCGCACTCATGCTGCGTGAGATCAGCGAGGCGACCGAGGCCGAGCGCGGCGGAGGTGCCGACGAACTCATGCGCATGATGACCTGGTTCGCCGCGCAGGGCGAACGCGGTATCGGCGCCTACCGGCGGGGATTCGTACGCGCACTGCGCCGCCGCCTGCCGTACGCCGAGCAGGTCGCCCTTCTTGCCCGGTCACTGCTGAACGGGGAACCGATTGCGGCGGAACTCGCCGCGGCCGTGGGCATGGAACTGCCCGACCGCTGCGCGGTGACGGTGTTCCGGCTCCCGGACCGGCCCATCGTCGATCATTTCCTGGAGAACGAGATCGGGATTCTGGTGAAAAGCCACCGGGTACCTGTCATGTGGGGGCCGGAAAGCGGCGACGGGAGCGGCGAGCTGATCGCCCTGCTTCCCCTGTTCTCCGGAGCCACGGCCGCGGACGACGCACCACCGCACTCGGTGCCCGACCTCTTGCCCGACCTCACCCCCCACCACCTGCCGGATCTCGTACAGGACTTCGCCCGCGCCCTCGGCCGCCCCTGCGCCGTCGGCACGGCCACCGCACCACTGCCGGAACTGGCCGGCGCTCTGCACCGCGCGCGGCGGATCAGCCGGGCAGCCCCGCTGCACCGGGCGCCCGCCCGGCTGCGGCCGCACACACTGGCCGACGTGTTCGTCGAACTCGCCGTCGCGGACGTGCCGTTCGTCGACGACTGGATCCGCACGGTGGCCCGTCGCCTGGAGACCGGCCCGGATCTCCTCGCCACCCTCGACGCGTACTACCGCCACGACATGCACCGCGGTTCCACGGCGAGCGCGCTCAACGTCCACAGCCGCACCCTGGACTACCGCCTGCGCCGGGTCCGCGAGCTCACCGGTATCGACCCCGGCTCGACACGGGGCGTGCGCACGTTCAGCGCCGTCGTCACCCGGCGCGTGTCGGGAGCGTGGCACTGA